Part of the Sphingomonas morindae genome, GCTCGGTGGTGGCGGGCGGATCGAGGAAATTGGTGTCGCCGAAGCGCAGCGCGCGCGCGTCGATATCGGCGAAGCGCAGGTCGATCGCGATCAGCCCCATCGTGGCGGCCGTCTTCGCCAGGATCGGCTCGGCCTGGCCATACAGGGCGAACAGCGTGCCATCGTCGAGATACAGGGCGATGGCGCGCAGCGTATAGGCGTCCGCGCTCTCGTCGCGCGCGATGATGTGGATCGTGTCCGCCGCCACCGCCTCGCCCGCCAGCGCGGCGCTGCGCTTGAACTCGCCGGCGAGCGCGGTGTCGCTCGGCTTGGGGCTGATCGCGGCGGCGGAATAGCCGATCTGCGCGATCTGGACGGCGGCGGTGCCGCCCCGGCGCGCGTCGACCAGCGCCGCGCGGCCCTTCTCCGTGACGATGAGGGGGAAGGCCATTCAATCCTCTCAGGCCGGGGCGGGCGCGGCGGCGAGCGCCAACCGCGCGTGGATGACGGGCCGGGCGACGCCGATCAGGCCGAGCGCGCCGGTCGCGGCGGCGGACAGGGTGAAGGTGAAATGCGCGCGCAGCGGCTTGGCGCGGGCGATATCGTCGATCACCTGGTCCAGCTCGCCGGCGCTCGGCGCCGCCCCCAGCCCGGCCAGGCTCAGCACCAGCGCGAAGGTGTGCGGCGCGCCCGGCGGCGTCTGCTGCCACCATTCGCGCAGCGCCACCGCGCCGCCATAGCTCGCCACCAGATCGCGGATCGCCTGGATCGTACCCTTGCGGCGCTGGATGGGAATGGCGCGGCGGATGCGCGCGCGCTTCACCGCCTCGGGCCAATCGGGCGACCAGGCGTCGATCGAGAGCGCATAGGCGAGATAGGGCAGCAGCGCGGCCGGGCAGCCGTCCGCGTTCCAGAGCGGCTCGATCGGCGTCGGCACGTCCGAAAGCCGCGCCATCGCCGCCTCCAGCGCGCGCTCCAGCGGCGTGGCGTTGCGCGGCAGCAGCGAGATCATGCCGCGATCCCGCCATGGCTCAGCGTCACGCCGGTGCAGAAGCCCGCCTGGGTGGCATCCAGCGCCAGATCGGCGGCCGGCGCGTCGAGCCGCACATTCTGCACGCCCGGGCCATGCAGCGCCGCGAATAGCGCCGAGCGCGTGAGATCGCGGCCGAGCCGCTGGCCCTCGGCGAGCAGCGCGTCGAGCCGCGCGCGCGCGGCGGCGAGCACGATCTGGCTGTCCGGCCCGACATAGGTGACGAGGCTGGCGGTGATGGCGAAGGGGATGATGGTGGCGCTCCGCACCGTGACATGATCGGTCAGCGGGCGGCGCGTCTCGGCGGTGAGATAGTCCGCCACGCGCGCCACCAGCGCGGGCGCGGCGGCGCCGTCGCCGCCGCGCGCCAGGATGGTGACGAGCACCTCGCCCGGCGCCGGGCTGGTGGCGCTGGCGTCCAGCACCTCGGGCGCGGCGGTGAGCGCGTGGTAGATATAGGCCCCGCTCGGCCCCGCCACCGAGAAGCTTTCGGGCGCCAGGATCATCCGTCGCCGCAACGCGTCGTCGCTCTCCAGCACCGCCGGCCGGCCGCGCGCCGGATCCGCCGGCGCGAGGACCAGCCGCGCGACGCCGAGCAGCGCCGCCAGATTGTCGAGATCGGCGCCGGCGGCATAGGCCGGCATGCAGGCGCGCGCGGCGTCGTTGACGCGGGCGCGGATGAGCAGCTCGCGATAGGCGCACAGCTCGAGCAGCTTGACGGCGGGATCGCTCTCCACCGTCGCGTCGAAGTCCGGCACCAGCTCGACCAGGCGCGCGCGCAGCTGCGCGAGGATGGTTTCGAAATCGAGCGGCTCGACGATCGCCGGCGCGGGCAGGCGCGAGAGATCGACGGCGGTGAAGGTGGCGGTATCGACCATGGCCGCGCCCTTGTCGGGCCGGGCGCTGGGGGCGCGCTAGGGCGCTCGCTTGTGGAGACGTTCTCTACAAGCTGCGGTAAAGATGCGTTCGAAACAAACCGAGGGAGCGTGATCGTGGGCGGCCAGTCTGTATGGCACGTATGTCTGACATGGACGTGCGCGATCGATACGGCAGATCAGTGGCAGACGTTGATCAGCGGCATCTTGGCTCTCGTGGCCGCAAGGCTGGCTTTAAGCATATCGCGAGAACAAGTGTCGGTCGCCAGAGCGCAAATGACCGAGGATCGGCAACAGAGGCAACGCGATCGCTCGGGCAGGCTAAGGGCTGCAAGGGCCTCTCTGCCAAACAGCTTAAGCGATATATGTTGGTACGCAAGTAGCTACGCTTCTGGCCTTAATCGTCGTTGGCCGACAGCAGCATCGCTTTACGGAGCGAATGAGACTGCGGAAACGCACGATATCATTTTTTCAGATATGCCGCACTTTCCCTCCCATGCCGCAGCTGTTCTGGAGCGAATACTTGAGCTTGCAGATGATGAGGGCGTTTGCACGCGGATCGAGAGCCTGCTGCGAGAAGTCCAGGTTCTCACAGTGCGAACTGCGCCTTTACGATCGGGAGAGAGCATATCCCTCCATGCTTTGGCAACATATATTCTTCAGGCGGCTGCCGTATATGCGAGAGCGGAGTCTCTCTTTGGTTATGCTCGGAACAGCGTAGCGACGATAAATCCAGATGAAGATCTTTGGCCTGGTGTTCATAGAGCATTGCTAACTTCAAACGTGCACACAGATTATGTTCGCACGTTGATGAAATCTGAGAGAGACGCTGGTTTTACGCCAGGAGAAGCTGACACGAAGTCTCTTGTGTGATCTAGCTTCCTGATTAGCCAACCAGGTGGCTCAACATCGTGTTTATCATCGTGTCGCGATCAGCTTCAGTGAGCCCCAGCAGCTGCCGCCGCGGATAGCGCACCGGCTTCGCCTTCGGCGCCGGCCGATCCTCCCCACCCTCCTGATGCACGCGCGCGATCGCCGCCGCCCGGCCGGAGAACCCCACCCACAGCTCCGCGTCGGTGGCACCGCTCTTGAGGTAGCGGGCCTGGCGGAGCTTGCGGAACATGGCCTGGCGCCGGATGCCGCCGCGCCGGCGGAGCGTGCCGCCGGGCCTGGCGCGGTCGGCCGGCTCCACCGGCAGCCAGCGCGCCACCTTGTCCCACGCATAGGTCCGCTCGGCGCCCGACTCGATGTCGAAGCCGGTGAAGTGATCACCCTGGCGGATCCAGTCGCGCATCAGCACCAGGCGCGGGCGCGCGGCGCCTTTCGGATAGAGGAACTTGATCGGATAGCCGCCCTTCTTCGGCGCCGGCTTCGATTTGCGCGGTGCATAGGGCGAACCGTCGGCGTTCCGCTGCGCGGCAATCCGGGCGGCCTGGGAGCCCTTCAGATCGCGGGCGACGCGGCGGAGCAGCTGGCGGCGCTCGGCCGGGCCGAGGCGGCCGAGGATCGCGCCGGCGTGCCGCTCCAGCTCGGCCAGATCCGCGCTCATGGCCGGAAGGCGGGATCGCTGGTCCGCGCGACCATATCGGCGCCCATTAGCAGCTGCCAGAGCCTGGCGCCGCACGGCACGTCCGGGAAGCGGTCGAAGCCGTGTCCCGGCCGCTCGGGCACGGCCGCGACGCCATAGCCGCCGCCCGCGCGCGGGGTGACGATCACGCCTTCGGCCATGCCCTCGATCTTGATCTCGATGTCCGAGGCCTCGCCGTCGAGCAGCTCCATGGTGAAGCGGAAGGGCCTGGCCTCGGCCTTTTCGAGCAGCTCGGGCTGTTGCTCGGCGAGCCAGGCCAGCACCGGCACCATCAGGAGGTCGGGATCCCCGTCATACTCCTCGATCACGGCGGTCAGCGTGTAGCGATATTCGAAGGTCAGATCGGCGCCGCCGCCGCCCGCGATCTGCCCGCCATCGACGAAGACGGCGAGCCGATCGGGGTTGGCGGTCAGATAGGGCACCGCCGCGGCGAGCAGGCGCCGCAGGCTCTCGGGCTTCTTCACGGCGTCGCGCGCGCCGGCGCCGCGCACGCGCCCGGCGCGGTCCAGTCGATCAGCCGGCCGAGCTGGGCGGCGATGGCGGCATAGGCGGTCGCCAGGCCGATCGCGGCGGCGCGCACCGGCGCCGGCACGGTCGCGGCTTCATCCTCCGGAAAGCCCGGCGGCGGCTCGGGGCAGCGCAGCAGCTCCGCCGGCGGCGTGTTCCGCACCGCGATCGCCACCGGCGGCGGCGGCGCGGGCTCAGCGGCCGGGTGCGCGCAGCCCGCCGACAGCGTTGAGAGCGCGAAACCAGCCGCCGTCCACGCGGTCGTCATCGCCCACCTTCGCATTGGCCGTCTCCATGGCTTGGGCCGCGCGCGTCGCGGCGGCGGTCGCCGCGCGCGCGGCCTGGGTGTCGGATCTTGTTTGCGCGTCGCGGCGCGCCAGCTCGGCCGCGTAGACGCGCGCGCTCTCGGCGGTGACGTCGCGCTGGTAGCGGGCGAGCCGCGCCACCTGCGCGGCGCACAGCTGGCCGCGCGGATGCGCCTTGCCTTCCGTGTCCTTGGCGGCGGCGAAGCCCTCGCCGGCGCTCGCGCAGACGCGATCCGCCCAGGCGGCGAGCTGGTCGCGCTCCCGCCGCGCGACCGCGCCCCAGGCATAGAGGCCGGCGGCGGCGACCGCGACGAGGAGCAGCGTCAGATAGCTGCGATGCGCGCCGAACAGCGCGCGCGCGGCGCTCCAGGCGCCGAGGGGGA contains:
- a CDS encoding phage tail protein I, translating into MISLLPRNATPLERALEAAMARLSDVPTPIEPLWNADGCPAALLPYLAYALSIDAWSPDWPEAVKRARIRRAIPIQRRKGTIQAIRDLVASYGGAVALREWWQQTPPGAPHTFALVLSLAGLGAAPSAGELDQVIDDIARAKPLRAHFTFTLSAAATGALGLIGVARPVIHARLALAAAPAPA
- a CDS encoding baseplate assembly protein, with protein sequence MVDTATFTAVDLSRLPAPAIVEPLDFETILAQLRARLVELVPDFDATVESDPAVKLLELCAYRELLIRARVNDAARACMPAYAAGADLDNLAALLGVARLVLAPADPARGRPAVLESDDALRRRMILAPESFSVAGPSGAYIYHALTAAPEVLDASATSPAPGEVLVTILARGGDGAAAPALVARVADYLTAETRRPLTDHVTVRSATIIPFAITASLVTYVGPDSQIVLAAARARLDALLAEGQRLGRDLTRSALFAALHGPGVQNVRLDAPAADLALDATQAGFCTGVTLSHGGIAA
- a CDS encoding phage virion morphogenesis protein, with the protein product MSADLAELERHAGAILGRLGPAERRQLLRRVARDLKGSQAARIAAQRNADGSPYAPRKSKPAPKKGGYPIKFLYPKGAARPRLVLMRDWIRQGDHFTGFDIESGAERTYAWDKVARWLPVEPADRARPGGTLRRRGGIRRQAMFRKLRQARYLKSGATDAELWVGFSGRAAAIARVHQEGGEDRPAPKAKPVRYPRRQLLGLTEADRDTMINTMLSHLVG
- a CDS encoding phage tail protein is translated as MKKPESLRRLLAAAVPYLTANPDRLAVFVDGGQIAGGGGADLTFEYRYTLTAVIEEYDGDPDLLMVPVLAWLAEQQPELLEKAEARPFRFTMELLDGEASDIEIKIEGMAEGVIVTPRAGGGYGVAAVPERPGHGFDRFPDVPCGARLWQLLMGADMVARTSDPAFRP